The Aerococcus christensenii genome segment AGAGTCCTCCTTGCGTGACTACTCGCTTCCATTTAGGTTTTGGACTTGCTAATTCGCGTAAAGCCACTAAACTTTGATCTGCTTCCGTTCCACTGTATAAGGTAGCTCCAAAGCACATAAAGTACAGGCAAATATAGGCCATACACGCATAAAAACTTGCCGCTCCTTTTGAGATTCCTTTTTTTGTTTCTAGAGAAGCTAATCCAGGCACCGAATCATTGGATATTGCCTTCACTTGCTCCCAAAAAGCTTCAAAATCACGATCACTAGCCTTTGAAGCTATCATTTTATCCAAAGAGACTTGCAAGGTTTGGTTCATTTGATTCAAAGTTTTTAAAACCTGATAGGCAAGGGAAGTTTGAAAATCTTTTTCTCGTCCTTGAGCGATCTGAAAAGCAAACTTCACCCGGTGATCTTCCATCTTGATAGACAACTTGCCAACTGCTTGACTTTTTTGGACAAGCTTAGAAGCTTCCTCTCCTGGAGAAACAATTTTTCCCACTAAGAGTTTCTCACCACGTGGCGCTGTTTTTACTTCTTCCGCGGTTTCCTTCTCTTCGAATACCGGCTCTAACATCTTCTTAAAAAAAGTCTCTTCTTCTTCATTTCCCGTCAATTCCACAATGATAGGTGCTGGCTCTAAATGAGCGTGATCAGACAAGCTTCCCCCAATCGCAAAAACATAGATCAAAACAAATCCTAAAGGAAATAACATACCAAATAAGACAGCAGACTGATTACGAATCAAGGTCTTGAGATAAGCCTTAAACATGATCCCTCAACTCCCTTCCTGTCAGCTCTAGGAAGACATCATTCAGACTCGGCCTCTTCACGGTCAAATGTAACAAATTAATCTGGAATTTTTCAAAAGCATCCAATAAGGCCATCAACTGACTCTTCCCTTTGATAAAGCGAACCGTCAGAATAAAATCTTGATAATTCCAATCACTCACTGCTGACCAAGTGTTGAGATGGTCCACAAAAGCTTGAGACAAACTCATCACTTCAGCTGTAACAGACTCTCCTACTCGAGACATCCCTTTGAGATCGTCAACCGTCCCACTCACCAATTCTCTCCCGCTATCCATAATCGTCAAGCGATCACAAATTTGTTCTACTTCTTCCATGTAGTGGGTTGTATACAGAACCGTAACGCCCTGCTCGGCTAAATTTTTAATACCATCCAGAATATATTGGCGAGATTGAGGATCCACCGCCACTGTCGGCTCATCTAAAATCAAAAGCTCTGGCTTATGCGCAATTCCACAAGCTAAATTTAATCGACGAAGAAGCCCTCCAGAAAGTTTTTTCGGACGAAACTTCGCAAAATCCTGCAATTCAACAAAAGCCATCGCTTCTTCCACATATTTCTTACGCAAACTTTTGTCCTGAATATAGAGTCCACAAAAATAGTCAATATTTTCTTGAACCGTTAGCTCTTGATAGACGCCGATCTGCTGGGGCACTAAGCCTACTCTTGCTTTCAAATCATACCGATGAGGTTCCATCTCTTCTCCAAAAAGGCGAATTTCTCCGCTTTCTCGCTTCAGTAAGGTCAATAAACAATAGATAAACGTCGTCTTTCCTGAGCCATTAGGGCCTAACAAACCATAAATTTCTCCCTTATTCACCTGCAAACTCAGATGATCTAAAGCAACTAATTCACTGTAGCGTTTAACCACCTCATGGGCCTCAATAATCATCTACCTCTCCTCCTATCTTCCTCTTTATTATAAAAACCCCTCCTTATAAAAAGAAGGGGCATCTGTCATCTCTTCACATGACAAATGTCATCTTCTGAGGAAGCAAAAAATTCCCCACGTTCTTGACCATCTAAAGCTTTTTTGGTTGTCTCTATTTCCTGTTTGAGTTGTTCAACTTCTTCGGCAGTTTTATTTTCACCTTTCTCCATATCGAGAAGATTTTCAGTCTTTTGAACAGCTTCATCATAAGGTTTTTGTCTAATTTGATTAGCTTTTTTATAATCAACTGATTCTAACGTTTCAGCCTTATCATGAATGCTTCCTGATAAAAGCATCATTTTAGCATGCAAAGCACGAGCCTCTTTATATGCAGCATCAATATCATTTACAGAAGAAGCTTCTTCAAATTTTTTGAGTTCCCCTTCTTTCTGTTTATTATTTAATTTAGTGAATCCAACTAAAAGACTTCTAGCATTTTCTTTTTGTTTATTTAATTTATCTTTCTCTTCATTTTGAGTTTCTTTTTTAGTTTCTTTTCAGGAGTTTGTGCTTCTTTTTTCTCCTTTCCAGATTCTTTTTCATTCGTTCTCACTTGCTTATTTAAAGCTTTTTTATTTTCAGAAGGCTTTGCAGGACTTGGTGAAACATTCCCTCCCACACCTGTTACAGGCTAGATTTGTGGGGCAGCTTATCCTTTATCTTCACCCTTCTTATCTTTTTCTTGGGTAGCTGTTGGCGTTGAAGTAGCAGGTTTTACTTCTGCAGCAAGTGCTTTTGGCCCTGCAAGGAAGCAGGCTGCGACAGCAACGCTGACCACACCTATGCTATATTTTCGGATAGAATAACAAAATTTCTTTTCAGGATTTGAGTTTAACATGAATTTTCCCTCCACATATTCTTCATTTTGTATTTTTGCCTTTATTTAATTTCAATAGCCAAACATTTGCACTCAAATTGTAACCAGCGATAGAAAAGAATACCAGTAATGTACCGATCTCCAAAAGTTAGACCAAAAATCTAACCTTTGGAGGTCGGTATTTTTATGTCAAAGTATAGTTATCAATTGAAGAAAGAAGTTGTTCAAGCTTACTTAGAAGGTAAAGGTAGCTGCGCATTTTTTGCTAAACAATATGGAATAAAAAGTAAAAGTCAAATTCGACGATGGATCGCTAATTACAAGGCTTATGGGGATAAAGTCTTATTGAGGTCTAGAAAACAAAATTCTTATTCTTTTGAAACGAAGCTAGCTATTGTACAATTATATTTATCAAGTGAACTCTCCTATCAGGACATAGCGATTCAGATGGGGATAATGAATGCATCCCTTGGGTTTCTCGTTTTTGATTAGCTGGTCCTGATGCATTGAGATGCCATAAAAAAGGGAGTAAACCGACGATGGATAAACAAAAACAAGAGAAAAGAAAGAGAAGAAAGGCAAACGCCCCAATGGGGCAGATTCAGTAGATACGAGTACAGATCGGATTAAACAGTTGGAAGATGAACGATATTGGGCCAAGTTAGAGAATGCTTTTTTAAAAGAGTTGAGGAGGTTGCGTTTAGAGGAAGAAGCCAAAACGAAAAAAAGCTAACATCATACACAGCCTCCGAGGACAATTCAAACTGAAAGACCTTCTCAAATATACAGGTATGCCAAAAGCCACTTTTATGTACTGGCAGAAAAGATTCAATAGAAAAAATCCAGATCAAGAAATCGAAACAAAACTCATAGAAATTTGCCAAGAAAATGAAGATTACAGCTATCGGCGTATGACCGCTGCGCTGAAAAATCAAGGCTTTCTGATCAATAAGAAAAAAATTCAACGACTCATGCAAAAATTAAAGCTTCAAGTTACTTCATACACGAGAAAAAGTCGAAAATATAATTCTTATAAAGGTAAATATGGTCGAATAGCGCCTAATAGAATCCATCGTCGTTTCTGCACCTCGATTCCTCACCAAAAGGTGACAACTGACACGACTGAATTTAAATATTACGAAGTCGATAAAAAGGGGCGTATGACGATGCACAAGCTGTATTTAGATTCCTTTATGGATATGTTTAATAGCGAAATCTTAAATTATAGTATCGATAGAAGCCCTTCTGCTATCAATGTGATGGCAGCTTTAGATCAAGCCATTCAAGTAACATCAGATTGTCCTTATCGTCGTACTTTTCATTCAGATCAGGGTTGAGCTTATCAGATAAAAAGTTATACAGATCACTTAAAGGCAGAACGAATTTTCCAAAGTATGTCCAGGAAAGGCAACTGTCACGATAATTCAGTGATGGAAAACTTTTTTGGCTTACTAAAACAAGAAATTTATTATGGGGTTATCTATTACAGTTACGAAGAATTAAAATCCGACATAGAGAAATATATCAAGTACTATAACGAAAAACGAATCAAAGAACGACTAGGATGGATGAGTCCTGTTCAATATCGGATCAGCCTTACGGCTGCATAAAAAAACGTAGCAGTCGATAAAACTACTACGTTAAAAAAAGTCTAACTTTTTGGGGTTACATCATAAATAAGCGCGCCTTTTTATAGACCTTCTCGCGGATAAAATGTGAATAAAATATGAATTTTGAAGTCGTTAAAGTAAGTGCTTCCTTAAAGTGCCTATTTCATTGAAAACACGCCCTCCTTATCGCCTGTCTGCGAAAAATTTGTTACAATAAAGTATAAAGAATAAGCGTTTAGAAAGGAGGACTCCCACCATGCAACGAAGTTTATGGACGTTACCGCTTATCATTTTTAT includes the following:
- a CDS encoding ABC transporter permease, whose amino-acid sequence is MFKAYLKTLIRNQSAVLFGMLFPLGFVLIYVFAIGGSLSDHAHLEPAPIIVELTGNEEEETFFKKMLEPVFEEKETAEEVKTAPRGEKLLVGKIVSPGEEASKLVQKSQAVGKLSIKMEDHRVKFAFQIAQGREKDFQTSLAYQVLKTLNQMNQTLQVSLDKMIASKASDRDFEAFWEQVKAISNDSVPGLASLETKKGISKGAASFYACMAYICLYFMCFGATLYSGTEADQSLVALRELASPKPKWKRVVTQGGLYSLVALLVTYLSAELMTFYGIPLSRHVGELGLLLTLGVLLGISLGMAMGVLLPVGEKHLMAIAISVPLILGSLSGLMIPNVRLWVVEQWPLVAKWNPLALIGDALYQLNAYEDLGFFYENVRRLLMMLMISWGIIGFGTRRLSYEHL
- a CDS encoding ABC transporter ATP-binding protein, which translates into the protein MIIEAHEVVKRYSELVALDHLSLQVNKGEIYGLLGPNGSGKTTFIYCLLTLLKRESGEIRLFGEEMEPHRYDLKARVGLVPQQIGVYQELTVQENIDYFCGLYIQDKSLRKKYVEEAMAFVELQDFAKFRPKKLSGGLLRRLNLACGIAHKPELLILDEPTVAVDPQSRQYILDGIKNLAEQGVTVLYTTHYMEEVEQICDRLTIMDSGRELVSGTVDDLKGMSRVGESVTAEVMSLSQAFVDHLNTWSAVSDWNYQDFILTVRFIKGKSQLMALLDAFEKFQINLLHLTVKRPSLNDVFLELTGRELRDHV
- a CDS encoding FIVAR domain-containing protein, whose product is MHAKMMLLSGSIHDKAETLESVDYKKANQIRQKPYDEAVQKTENLLDMEKGENKTAEEVEQLKQEIETTKKALDGQERGEFFASSEDDICHVKR
- a CDS encoding YSIRK-type signal peptide-containing protein (The YSIRK form of extended signal peptide directs nascent proteins to the cross-wall site, while signal peptides lacking YSIRK direct proteins instead to the cell pole. A large fraction of YSIRK proteins are surface proteins anchored by sortase-mediated processing of a C-terminal LPXTG motif.), which gives rise to MLNSNPEKKFCYSIRKYSIGVVSVAVAACFLAGPKALAAEVKPATSTPTATQEKDKKGEDKG